One window from the genome of Salvia miltiorrhiza cultivar Shanhuang (shh) chromosome 7, IMPLAD_Smil_shh, whole genome shotgun sequence encodes:
- the LOC130992176 gene encoding glyoxylase I 4-like — protein sequence MQVEKKRNVLQLSSLNHISLVCKSVDETNYFYINVLGFVPVKRPAALNFPGAWLVGHGIGIHLLQSEIPENLPKKTVINTKDSHISFQCENMGMVEKKLGEMGIDWVRQRVEEGGIYMDQLFFHDPDGFMIEICNCESIPIIPLDSKMHMICPHPPLKQIRVQPQQIRALVPRIGPKILSEGGEIIIPNN from the exons ATGCAGGTGGAGAAGAAGAGAAACGTGTTGCAACTGTCATCGTTGAACCACATTTCTCTTGTCTGCAAATCAGTGGATGAAACCAATTATTTCTATATAAATGTTCTTGGATTTGTGCCTGTCAAGAGGCCTGCCGCTTTGAATTTTCCAGGGGCATG GCTGGTTGGTCATGGGATAGGAATACATCTACTACAATCAGAAATTCCAGAAAACTTGCCAAAGAAAACTGTGATTAATACCAAAGATAGTCACATTTCATTCCAG TGTGAGAACATGGGCATGGTGGAGAAGAAGCTCGGAGAAATGGGGATTGATTGGGTGCGGCAGAGAGTAGAAGAAGGTGGAATCTACATGGATCAGTTGTTCTTCCACGATCCAGATGGATTCATGATTGAAATCTGCAACTGTGAAAGCATCCCTATCATACCATTGGACAGCAAGATGCATATGATATGTCCACACCCACCACTGAAGCAGATCAGGGTGCAGCCGCAGCAGATCCGTGCCCTAGTGCCTAGGATTGGGCCCAAAATTTTGAGCGAGGGGGGCGAAATTATCATTCCCAATAATTAA